A window of Hyperolius riggenbachi isolate aHypRig1 chromosome 1, aHypRig1.pri, whole genome shotgun sequence contains these coding sequences:
- the CRYBA4 gene encoding beta-crystallin A4, with protein MTQHCTKFAGHWKIIVWDEECFQGRRHEFTSECYNIMESGFETVRSFKIESGAWVGYEHLGFQGQQFVLERGEYPRWEAWSGSNAYHVERMTSFRPIACANHRDCKLTIFERENFLGRKGELSDDYPSLQAMGWCNNEVGSFRVQSGAWVCYQYPGYRGFQYILECDRHSGEYKHWREWGSHAQTFQIQSIRRIQQ; from the exons ATGACTCAACACTGTACTAAATTCGCTGGCCACTGGAAG ATTATTGTCTGGGATGAAGAATGCTTCCAGGGCCGCAGACACGAGTTTACATCTGAGTGTTATAACATCATGGAATCTGGATTTGAAACTGTCCGCTCATTTAAAATAGAGAGTGGAGC CTGGGTTGGCTATGAGCACTTAGGATTCCAAGGGCAGCAGTTTGTGCTGGAGAGAGGAGAGTACCCCCGCTGGGAGGCTTGGAGCGGCAGCAACGCTTACCATGTCGAGAGAATGACCTCCTTCCGACCAATTGCTTGTGCT AACCATCGGGACTGTAAGCTGACCATCTTTGAGAGGGAAAACTTCCTGGGAAGAAAAGGAGAGCTGAGTGATGACTATCCCTCCCTGCAGGCCATGGGCTGGTGTAACAATGAAGTTGGCTCTTTCCGTGTCCAGTCTGGCGC CTGGGTGTGCTATCAGTATCCTGGTTACCGTGGCTTCCAGTACATCTTGGAGTGTGACCGTCATTCAGGAGAGTACAAGCACTGGAGGGAGTGGGGATCCCATGCACAGACCTTCCAGATCCAATCCATCCGCAGAATTCAGCAGTAA